One Gemmatimonadaceae bacterium DNA window includes the following coding sequences:
- a CDS encoding HD-GYP domain-containing protein: protein MTGDPSREAPPPGAGSSQTLARASMRTSTSASDGERSEDSFIRRTGRELVRDLYAALRAMKLYPVENAAVQKSLAELTARCGELLKPEQELQIRASGEFIFINSTRLRIDLDNYASFSRVLSIFRRNGVGSVQVHEGARSRDWMILLSLLQADSTDPPDERLPELSAKLESAGVTALTLGGPTQQASGDVERAKERAKRTYSQSVVVAKDLMTSVRMGKSPNIKKIKRVVQGIVDEILNEETSLIGLTTIRDYDEYTFSHCVNVCIFAVAIGKRLGLSKGQLYDLGLAALFHDIGKQRVPAEVLNKSTGLTDDEWRAIAAHPWLGVLALFQVRGQQEFPYRSMVVAMEHHMKVDLTGYPRPIRPRKMSMYSKIVAVADGFDAATSRRSYQTTPLNPAAVVQEMRDNPRRGMDPVLVKAFVNLTGIYPVGTLVVLDTYELGLVHAVSPLQDMLSRPIVRVIGDAMGNLMHPGELIDLAERDAEGTFRRTIIRTENPERYGIRVGDYFV from the coding sequence ATGACCGGCGATCCGTCGCGCGAGGCGCCCCCGCCGGGCGCGGGTTCCAGCCAGACGTTGGCCCGCGCCTCGATGCGGACGTCCACGTCGGCCTCGGACGGGGAGCGCAGCGAGGACTCGTTCATCCGCCGCACTGGGCGCGAGTTGGTACGCGACCTGTACGCTGCGCTGCGCGCCATGAAGCTCTACCCAGTGGAGAACGCCGCGGTGCAGAAATCGCTCGCCGAGCTCACGGCGCGCTGTGGCGAACTGCTCAAGCCGGAGCAGGAGCTGCAGATCCGTGCCTCGGGAGAGTTCATCTTCATCAATTCGACGCGGTTGCGGATCGACCTCGACAACTACGCGAGCTTCAGCCGCGTCCTGTCGATCTTCCGCAGAAACGGCGTGGGCTCCGTGCAGGTGCACGAGGGAGCCCGTTCGCGGGATTGGATGATCCTGCTCTCGCTGCTACAGGCCGATTCGACCGACCCGCCGGACGAGCGCCTGCCGGAACTGTCAGCCAAGCTGGAGAGCGCCGGCGTCACGGCGCTCACGCTCGGCGGGCCCACGCAGCAGGCGAGCGGCGATGTCGAGCGGGCCAAGGAACGCGCCAAGCGGACGTATTCGCAGTCCGTCGTGGTGGCCAAGGACCTGATGACGTCGGTGCGCATGGGCAAGAGCCCGAACATCAAGAAGATCAAACGAGTCGTGCAGGGCATCGTGGACGAGATCCTCAACGAGGAGACGTCGCTCATCGGCCTGACGACGATCCGCGACTACGACGAATACACGTTCTCGCATTGCGTCAACGTCTGCATCTTCGCCGTGGCCATTGGCAAGCGCCTGGGGTTGAGCAAAGGGCAGCTCTACGACCTCGGACTCGCGGCGCTGTTCCACGATATCGGCAAGCAGCGCGTGCCGGCAGAGGTGCTCAACAAGTCAACCGGCCTCACCGACGACGAGTGGCGGGCCATTGCCGCCCATCCGTGGCTCGGCGTGCTGGCGCTGTTTCAGGTGCGCGGGCAGCAGGAGTTCCCGTACCGGTCGATGGTCGTGGCGATGGAGCACCATATGAAGGTCGACCTCACGGGGTATCCGCGGCCCATTCGTCCGCGCAAGATGAGCATGTACAGCAAGATCGTTGCGGTGGCCGACGGTTTCGACGCCGCCACGTCCCGGCGGTCGTACCAGACCACGCCCCTGAACCCGGCGGCCGTCGTACAGGAAATGCGCGACAATCCGCGCCGCGGCATGGACCCGGTGCTGGTGAAGGCATTCGTCAACCTCACGGGCATCTATCCCGTGGGCACGCTCGTCGTGCTCGACACGTATGAACTCGGCCTGGTGCACGCGGTCAGTCCACTGCAGGACATGCTGTCGCGCCCGATCGTGCGCGTGATCGGCGACGCGATGGGGAACCTGATGCACCCGGGAGAGTTGATCGATCTCGCCGAGCGCGACGCGGAAGGCACCTTCAGGCGCACGATCATCAGGACCGAGAACCCGGAGCGCTA